The following proteins are co-located in the Camelina sativa cultivar DH55 chromosome 12, Cs, whole genome shotgun sequence genome:
- the LOC104733348 gene encoding LOW QUALITY PROTEIN: cysteine-rich receptor-like protein kinase 19 (The sequence of the model RefSeq protein was modified relative to this genomic sequence to represent the inferred CDS: inserted 1 base in 1 codon) has translation MSSRASFVSLFLFSFFTIFRAFAQDASYIYHYCPKTTTYSRNSNYFNNLKTLLTSLSSRNASYSTGFQNATSGQSPDKVSGLFLCRGDLSPEVCRRCVTFSFNDTFNRCPNEREVVVYYDECMLRYSNKSILSTLNTDGNFFLTSVVNFTSVKQDRFRDLVLSPMNLAAIEAARSPAKFAVRKIALTSIQSLYGMVQCTPDLTEQDCLDCLQQGINQISNDKIGGRFLGPSCNSRYELYRFYNETAARTRQGHQPQLDSAPPPPQPGKGRNSSIIIIPVLVPITAVLLXLVASFRVRAMRKKTIYETEPLAEDGDDITTAGSLQFDFKAIEAATGNFLPSNKLGQGGFGEVYKGTFSSGVQVAVKRLSKTSGQGEKEFENEVVVVAKLQHRNLVRLLGFCLEGEEKILVYEFVPNKSLDYFLFDSTMQRQLDWVRRYKIIGGIARGILYLHQDSRLTIIHRDLKAGNILLDADMNPKVADFGMARIFEMDQTEANTRRVVGTYGYMSPEYAMYGQFSMKSDVYSFGVLVLEIISGMKNSSLFQMDGTVGNLVTYTWRLWSNGSPLELVDPSFGDNYQTNEITRCIHIALLCVQEDVDDRPTMSAIVQMLTTSSITLAVPREPGFFFRGRHEQVGEVGTSVDRLAICSINDASITSVTPR, from the exons ATGTCTTCTCGCGCCTCTTTTGTCTcccttttccttttctcattCTTCACTATCTTCAGAGCTTTTGCTCAAGATGCTTCTTACATATATCATTATTGTCCAAAGACGACAACTTACTCAAGAAACAGTAAttacttcaacaatctcaaaacccttttgACCTCTCTTTCTTCCCGTAACGCCTCTTACTCCACCGGATTTCAAAACGCCACGTCGGGACAATCCCCGGACAAGGTCAGTGGACTTTTCCTCTGCCGTGGAGATTTATCGCCGGAAGTTTGTCGTCGCTGCGTCACCTTTTCCTTCAACGACACCTTCAATCGGTGTCCGAATGAGAGAGAGGTCGTGGTCTATTACGATGAGTGTATGCTCAGATACTCTAACAAGAGTATACTCTCCACTCTAAACACCGATGGAAATTTTTTCTTGACTAGCGTCGTGAATTTTACATCTGTTAAACAAGATCGGTTCAGAGATTTGGTCTTGTCCCCCATGAATCTAGCCGCCATTGAAGCCGCAAGGAGTCCCGCAAAATTCGCTGTGAGAAAAATCGCTTTAACTTCAATACAGAGTTTGTACGGAATGGTTCAGTGCACTCCTGATCTGACGGAGCAAGACTGCTTAGACTGTCTGCAACAAGGCATCAACCAAATATCCAATGACAAAATTGGGGGAAGATTTCTTGGGCCAAGCTGTAACTCAAGATACGAGCTCTACCGGTTTTACAACGAAACCGCCGCTAGAACACGTCAAGGTCATCAACCGCAGCTGGATTcagctcctcctccaccacaacCTG GAAAAGGCAGAAACTCCTCTATCATAATCATTCCTGTTCTTGTTCCAATCACTGccgttcttc ttttggtagCTTCTTTTCGTGTCCGGGCTATGAGAAAAAAGACAATTTATGAGACCGAACCACTTGCTGAAG ATGGGGATGATATTACCACTGCTGGCTCACTTCAGTTTGACTTTAAGGCCATTGAGGCAGCAACGGGTAACTTTTTGCCGAGTAACAAGCTTGGTCAAGGTGGATTCGGGGAAGTTTACAAG GGTACATTTTCTAGTGGAGTACAAGTTGCGGTGAAGAGGCTATCGAAGACATCAGGACAAGGTGAAAAAGAGTTCGAAAACGAAGTTGTTGTTGTGGCAAAGCTTCAGCATAGAAATTTGGTTAGGCTGcttggtttttgtttggaaggagaagagaagatactTGTCTACGAGTTTGTGCCCAATAAAAGCCTCGATTACTTTCTTTTTG ACTCTACGATGCAAAGACAGCTTGACTGGGTAAGACGGTACAAGATTATTGGCGGAATTGCTAGAGGAATTCTTTATCTTCACCAAGATTCACGACTCACAATTATACACCGTGACCTTAAAGCGGGCAACATCCTCTTGGACGCTGATATGAACCCGAAAGTTGCAGATTTTGGAATGGCTAGAATTTTTGAAATGGACCAAACGGAAGCCAATACAAGAAGAGTAGTTGGAACTTA TGGTTACATGTCTCCTGAGTATGCAATGTACGGCCAATTCTCCATGAAATCAGATGTGTATAGTTTTGGGGTTTTAGTTCTTGAGATTATAAGCGGCATGAAGAACAGTAGTCTCTTTCAAATGGATGGTACCGTTGGTAACTTGGTTACATAT ACTTGGAGATTGTGGAGCAATGGGTCGCCATTAGAGCTTGTGGATCCATCCTTTGGAGATAATTATCAAACAAACGAAATTACCAGGTGCATCCATATAGCTTTACTATGTGTTcaagaagatgttgatgatcGTCCAACTATGTCAGCAATCGTCCAAATGCTCACTACTAGCTCGATCACTCTCGCCGTTCCTAGAGAACCTGGATTTTTCTTTCGGGGTAGGCACGAACAAGTAGGAGAAGTGGGTACATCCGTGGATAGGCTTGCTATATGTTCAATCAATGATGCTTCCATTACTAGCGTTACTCCTCGTTGA